The following coding sequences lie in one Vanacampus margaritifer isolate UIUO_Vmar chromosome 16, RoL_Vmar_1.0, whole genome shotgun sequence genomic window:
- the LOC144036050 gene encoding tripartite motif-containing protein 3-like isoform X6, whose protein sequence is MEFYCESCETAMCAECTDGEHREHVTVPLRDVVEQHKGALETQLDAIRGRLPQLTAAMELVSEISRQLSERRKAAEAEIGAAFLELERALEHRKTALLADLDNICGAKQKVLQAQLADLLQGRDRIQSSCGFTRQALDHGSAAEVLLVQKQMSERMTALARHDFPERPHQNAHLDCQVETEGLRRSIQNLGVLLTTSAVAHTSVATGEGLRHAAAGQHHTITVTTKDKDGELVRTGNALLKAELTAAADGIRAAAQAQVTDNKNGTYEVGFTLRGEGEYSLALSLYGQPVRASPFRLRAVKPRHAQPSPDHAKRRVKSPGAAKHVRQKALRRPSSMHSAAKKKENPIEDELIYRIGSRGRERGEFTNLQGISASASGRVVVADSNNQCIQIFSNDGQFKMRFGVRGRSPGQLQRPTGVAVDSNGDVVVADYDNRWVSIFSPDGKFKMCNFKRRYCVCYKRPPGGAPSLLARGPLGMSRPHCLLLRRRRTRSARAVCWVRRAWPWTRTDTSSRRTTRPAASSSSRPTESWSPSSEGAASPTDNLQVLTSWPSTTRTKSSSPTSTTTRSRCTAPTASSSSSSALTAKATDNSTRPPASPWTPTATSSSPTGATAGYRFSTARAPSCRTSTRRPTRFTARKVWR, encoded by the exons ATGGAGTTCTACTGCGAGTCGTGCGAGACGGCGATGTGCGCGGAGTGCACGGACGGCGAGCACCGCGAACACGTGACCGTGCCGCTGCGCGACGTCGTGGAGCAACACAAGGGGGCGCTCGAGACTCAGCTGGACGCCATCCGCGGCAG GTTGCCCCAGCTGACGGCGGCCATGGAGCTGGTGAGCGAGATCTCCCGCCAGCTGAGCGAGCGCAGGAAGGCGGCGGAGGCGGAGATCGGCGCCGCCTTCCTGGAGCTGGAGCGAGCCTTGGAGCACCGCAAGACGGCGCTGCTGGCCGACCTGGACAACATCTGCGGCGCCAAGCAGAAGGTTCTCCAGGCCCAGTTGGCCGACCTCCTCCAAGGCAGGGATCGCATCCAGAGCAGCTGCGGCTTCACCCGGCAAGCGCTGGACCACGGCAGCGCCGCCGAG GTTCTGCTGGTCCAGAAGCAAATGAGCGAGCGCATGACGGCGCTGGCCAGACACGACTTTCCGGAGCGGCCGCATCAGAACGCACACCTGGACTGTCAG GTGGAAACTGAAGGCCTGCGCCGGTCCATCCAGAATTTGGGCGTTCTGCTGACCACGTCCGCCGTGGCGCACACCTCGGTGGCCACGGGCGAGGGTCTCCGCCACGCCGCCGCCGGCCAGCACCACACCATCACCGTCACCACCAAAGACAAA gaCGGCGAGCTGGTGAGGACCGGCAACGCGCTTTTGAAAGCCGAGCTCACGGCGGCGGCGGACGGCATCCGCGCCGCCGCCCAAGCCCAAGTGACGGACAACAAGAACGGCACCTACGAGGTGGGCTTCACGCTGCGCGGCGAGGGCGAGTACTCGTTGGCGCTCAGCCTGTACGGGCAGCCCGTGCGCGCCAGCCCGTTCCGCCTGCGCGCCGTCAAGCCCCGCCACGCGCAGCCCTCGCCCGACCACGCCAAGCGCCGCGTCAAGTCGCCCGGCGCCGCCAAACACGTCCGCCAGAAGGCGCTCAGGCGGCCGTCCAGCATGCACAGCGCCGCCAAGAAGAAGGAAAACCCCATCGAGGATGAGCTCATCTACAGAATCG GCTCGCGCGGGCGCGAGCGAGGCGAGTTCACCAACCTGCAGGGCATCTCGGCGTCCGCCAGCGGCCGCGTTGTGGTGGCCGACAGCAACAACCAGTGCATCCAG ATCTTCTCCAACGACGGCCAGTTCAAGATGCGCTTCGGCGTCCGGGGCCGCTCGCCGGGACAACTGCAGCGGCCGACCGGCGTCGCCGTCGACTCCAACGGCGACGTGGTGGTGGCCGATTACGACAATCGCTGGGTCAGCATCTTCTCCCCCGATGGAAAGTTTAAG atgtgcaattttaaaaggAGGTACTGCGTATGCTACAAACGACCACCGGGGGGCGCCCCATCCCTTCTCGCTCGGGGCCCCCTGGGAATGTCGCGACCCCACTGCTTGTTATTGCGGCGGCGCAGAACAAGATCGGCTCGGGCCGTCTGCTGGGTCCGAAGGGCGTGGCCGTGGACAAGAACGGACACATCATCACGGCGGACAACAAGGCCTGCTGCGTCTTCATCTTCCAGGCCAACGGAAAGCTGGTCACCAAGTTCGGAGGGCGCGGCGTCGCCGACAGACAATTTGCAG GTCCTCACTTCGTGGCCGTCGACAACAAGAACCAAATCGTCGTCACCGACTTCCACAACCACTCGGTCAAG GTGTACAGCGCCGACGGCGAGTTCCTCTTCAAGTTCGGCTCTCACGGCGAAGGCAACGGACAATTCAACGCGCCCACCGGCGTCGCCGTGGACGCCAACGGCGACATCATCGTCGCCGACTGGGGCAACAGCAGGATACAG GTTTTCGACAGCACGGGCTCCTTCCTGTCGTACATCAACACGTCGGCCGACCCGCTTTACGGCCCGCAAGGTCTGGCGCTGA
- the LOC144036050 gene encoding tripartite motif-containing protein 3-like isoform X2, translating to MAKRESGETASPVVRQIDKQFLVCSICLDRYRNPKVLPCLHTFCESCLQNYIPPESLTLSCPVCRQTSILPEKGVCALQNNFFITNLMEVLQREPECSRPEACSVLESAAGKPLSCPNHEGKLMEFYCESCETAMCAECTDGEHREHVTVPLRDVVEQHKGALETQLDAIRGRLPQLTAAMELVSEISRQLSERRKAAEAEIGAAFLELERALEHRKTALLADLDNICGAKQKVLQAQLADLLQGRDRIQSSCGFTRQALDHGSAAEVLLVQKQMSERMTALARHDFPERPHQNAHLDCQVETEGLRRSIQNLGVLLTTSAVAHTSVATGEGLRHAAAGQHHTITVTTKDKDGELVRTGNALLKAELTAAADGIRAAAQAQVTDNKNGTYEVGFTLRGEGEYSLALSLYGQPVRASPFRLRAVKPRHAQPSPDHAKRRVKSPGAAKHVRQKALRRPSSMHSAAKKKENPIEDELIYRIGSRGRERGEFTNLQGISASASGRVVVADSNNQCIQIFSNDGQFKMRFGVRGRSPGQLQRPTGVAVDSNGDVVVADYDNRWVSIFSPDGKFKMCNFKRRYCVCYKRPPGGAPSLLARGPLGMSRPHCLLLRRRRTRSARAVCWVRRAWPWTRTDTSSRRTTRPAASSSSRPTESWSPSSEGAASPTDNLQVLTSWPSTTRTKSSSPTSTTTRSRCTAPTASSSSSSALTAKATDNSTRPPASPWTPTATSSSPTGATAGYRFSTARAPSCRTSTRRPTRFTARKVWR from the exons ATGGCGAAGCGGGAGTCCGGCGAGACCGCCAGTCCGGTGGTGCGTCAGATCGACAAGCAGTTTTTGGTGTGCAGCATCTGTCTGGACCGCTACCGGAACCCCAAAGTCTTGCCCTGTCTGCACACCTTCTGTGAAAG tTGCCTCCAGAACTACATTCCTCCCGAGTCTCTGACGCTGTCGTGCCCGGTCTGCCGGCAGACGTCCATCCTGCCGGAGAAAGGCGTGTGCGCTCTGCAGAACAACTTCTTCATCACCAACCTGATGGAG GTCCTCCAACGAGAACCCGAGTGCTCGAGACCCGAGGCCTGCAGCGTCCTGGAGTCGGCGGCGGGGAAACCGCTCAGCTGCCCCAACCACGAGGGGAAG CTGATGGAGTTCTACTGCGAGTCGTGCGAGACGGCGATGTGCGCGGAGTGCACGGACGGCGAGCACCGCGAACACGTGACCGTGCCGCTGCGCGACGTCGTGGAGCAACACAAGGGGGCGCTCGAGACTCAGCTGGACGCCATCCGCGGCAG GTTGCCCCAGCTGACGGCGGCCATGGAGCTGGTGAGCGAGATCTCCCGCCAGCTGAGCGAGCGCAGGAAGGCGGCGGAGGCGGAGATCGGCGCCGCCTTCCTGGAGCTGGAGCGAGCCTTGGAGCACCGCAAGACGGCGCTGCTGGCCGACCTGGACAACATCTGCGGCGCCAAGCAGAAGGTTCTCCAGGCCCAGTTGGCCGACCTCCTCCAAGGCAGGGATCGCATCCAGAGCAGCTGCGGCTTCACCCGGCAAGCGCTGGACCACGGCAGCGCCGCCGAG GTTCTGCTGGTCCAGAAGCAAATGAGCGAGCGCATGACGGCGCTGGCCAGACACGACTTTCCGGAGCGGCCGCATCAGAACGCACACCTGGACTGTCAG GTGGAAACTGAAGGCCTGCGCCGGTCCATCCAGAATTTGGGCGTTCTGCTGACCACGTCCGCCGTGGCGCACACCTCGGTGGCCACGGGCGAGGGTCTCCGCCACGCCGCCGCCGGCCAGCACCACACCATCACCGTCACCACCAAAGACAAA gaCGGCGAGCTGGTGAGGACCGGCAACGCGCTTTTGAAAGCCGAGCTCACGGCGGCGGCGGACGGCATCCGCGCCGCCGCCCAAGCCCAAGTGACGGACAACAAGAACGGCACCTACGAGGTGGGCTTCACGCTGCGCGGCGAGGGCGAGTACTCGTTGGCGCTCAGCCTGTACGGGCAGCCCGTGCGCGCCAGCCCGTTCCGCCTGCGCGCCGTCAAGCCCCGCCACGCGCAGCCCTCGCCCGACCACGCCAAGCGCCGCGTCAAGTCGCCCGGCGCCGCCAAACACGTCCGCCAGAAGGCGCTCAGGCGGCCGTCCAGCATGCACAGCGCCGCCAAGAAGAAGGAAAACCCCATCGAGGATGAGCTCATCTACAGAATCG GCTCGCGCGGGCGCGAGCGAGGCGAGTTCACCAACCTGCAGGGCATCTCGGCGTCCGCCAGCGGCCGCGTTGTGGTGGCCGACAGCAACAACCAGTGCATCCAG ATCTTCTCCAACGACGGCCAGTTCAAGATGCGCTTCGGCGTCCGGGGCCGCTCGCCGGGACAACTGCAGCGGCCGACCGGCGTCGCCGTCGACTCCAACGGCGACGTGGTGGTGGCCGATTACGACAATCGCTGGGTCAGCATCTTCTCCCCCGATGGAAAGTTTAAG atgtgcaattttaaaaggAGGTACTGCGTATGCTACAAACGACCACCGGGGGGCGCCCCATCCCTTCTCGCTCGGGGCCCCCTGGGAATGTCGCGACCCCACTGCTTGTTATTGCGGCGGCGCAGAACAAGATCGGCTCGGGCCGTCTGCTGGGTCCGAAGGGCGTGGCCGTGGACAAGAACGGACACATCATCACGGCGGACAACAAGGCCTGCTGCGTCTTCATCTTCCAGGCCAACGGAAAGCTGGTCACCAAGTTCGGAGGGCGCGGCGTCGCCGACAGACAATTTGCAG GTCCTCACTTCGTGGCCGTCGACAACAAGAACCAAATCGTCGTCACCGACTTCCACAACCACTCGGTCAAG GTGTACAGCGCCGACGGCGAGTTCCTCTTCAAGTTCGGCTCTCACGGCGAAGGCAACGGACAATTCAACGCGCCCACCGGCGTCGCCGTGGACGCCAACGGCGACATCATCGTCGCCGACTGGGGCAACAGCAGGATACAG GTTTTCGACAGCACGGGCTCCTTCCTGTCGTACATCAACACGTCGGCCGACCCGCTTTACGGCCCGCAAGGTCTGGCGCTGA